The nucleotide window GGTTCCGCCGCATCCTCGTCACCGAGCCGCAGCACCCGTACGTCGGCGCGTGGTGGCCGCCGGGGCACCTGCTCGGCTACGAGCACACGTTCACCCACGAAGTCGCCGACTTCCTGGATGCCATCGGCGCGGGCACGGACCCCGCGCCGAGCTTCGACGACGGCCTGCGCGTCCAGCGCGTGCTCGACGCCGTCGAAAAGAGCGCTGCCGCGGCAGCGACCTGGACACCGGTGGAGGAGAAATGAGCCGTCCCGTCACGTTGTTCACCGGCCAGTGGGCCGACCTGCCGTTCACCGAGGTCTGCAAGCTCGCGTCGGAGTGGGGCTACGACGGCCTCGAGATCGCCTGCTCGGGCGACCACTTCGAGGTCGACCGGGCACTGTCCGAAGAGGACTACGTGGCCGGGCGGCTGCGGCTGCTCGCCGACCACGGCCTCAAGGTGTGGGCGATCTCGAACCACCTGGTCGGGCAGGCCGTCTGCGACGACCCGATCGACCACCGGCACCAGGCGATCCTGCCGTCCCGCATCTGGGGCGACGGTGACGCCGAGGGCGTCCGGCAGCGGGCGGCGGCCGAGATGGCCGACACCGCGCGAGCGGCGGCGAAGCTCGGCGTGGACACCGTCATCGGCTTCACCGGGTCGAAGACCTGGAAGTACGTCGCGATGTTCCCGCCGGTCTCGAGCGATGACATCGATGACGGCTACGCGGACTTCGCTCAGCGCTGGAACCCGATCCTGGATGTCTTCGACGAGGTCGGCGTCCGGTTCGCGCACGAGGTCCACCCGTCCGAGATCGCCTACGACTACTGGACGACCAAGCGCGCGCTGGAAGCGGTCGGCAACCGGCCG belongs to Amycolatopsis tolypomycina and includes:
- a CDS encoding sugar phosphate isomerase/epimerase family protein produces the protein MSRPVTLFTGQWADLPFTEVCKLASEWGYDGLEIACSGDHFEVDRALSEEDYVAGRLRLLADHGLKVWAISNHLVGQAVCDDPIDHRHQAILPSRIWGDGDAEGVRQRAAAEMADTARAAAKLGVDTVIGFTGSKTWKYVAMFPPVSSDDIDDGYADFAQRWNPILDVFDEVGVRFAHEVHPSEIAYDYWTTKRALEAVGNRPAFGLNWDPSHFVWQDLDPVGFILDFADRIYHVDCKDTRKRFDGRNGRLGSHLAWADPRRGWDFVSVGHGDVPWEDCFRALNSIGYAGPISVEWEDAGMDRLRGAAEAVKYVREHLFDKPTAAFDAAFSNQK